The genome window AACAAGTGTTTGAGATCACTTAAGAAAATCAGCAGCAAGGGCATCAGTGAAAACCGGATTTAATATTAAGCAACAGCACAACAAAGTTCGTTGGCAAGATTCAATCTACTACTTAGAGGGCAGTTAAAGCATACTAAGGAAAAACAAGCAACAACATaaccaaacaaaatccaggCAATCAAACAGAAATGAACTGAGAACTATCTagggggtgtgtgtgggtggatgtgtgggtgtgtgtgtgtttaggCGAGAGCACAGATGAAAAGGAATATGGCCTAAAAGTTTACCAGCACTCAAACTTGAGTACTTTTACTTAAATTATACCTTAAACCTAACAATTTAACAAAGGAATAACACTTAACTTATACCTAACTCAACTTATAACCTTACCTTAACAGTTTAAGAGAGGAATaacatttaaaagcatttaacctataaattaaaattagcaACTTAGCAAAGAAAACACTTAGCAGCGTTCCACTTAGCTTATAATTCAATGAGTTCACCTTACTACAGGTCTAACTTACATAGATACCTAAGGTGCTCAAAAATCtaagaaagcagcatttctccTTGCTTTGCTATAGCATATGCTCATGTGCATGCACACAGACAATAAACAGTGCCAGCAAGGTGCCTGTGAAAAATTCCCCTCGAAGGTAAGCAAAATACTCACTTTGGATGCCTTTGCACCTCCCCAGCGAGTGAAGGGTTGAGCCTTGAGGAGTGAGGATATTGGCCCAGTATTCGTAATTTGTTTGTCGTTCCTCCAAGTACAAAAATCTTGAGAGTGCACTAGTTCTGACAGGTGTCCCACTTAGAGGGAGATTGCTGGTTGCAGCATGTGGTCAAAGAGAGCTCAAAGGGCCCCATTTTGGACCGCTGTTTATGGGATCACTGGAGTGTGGGCTTTAGTCATAACAATGTTTCATCGTGGTCACAGTTGTGTTGGCACTTTCTTTGAAAGTCTGAGAACAGGGATGTTATGCCATTCAGGCAAGAAAACTAGTTTCTAGTGTGGTTTGTAAGGAAAACTCGAGCTTGTTAGACAGCAGCAGTTCCTGGGAATAGACAGGGTTTTTGATAAGCTTGGAAAAAGCTGAGTCCAGATACTCTTTTTTCAAGGCCAAGGCCTAATGAGCATTTCTCAGATGTCAGTGCAGCCTGAGAGGAGGGGGGAGTGCACCACCACAGTAAGCAAAAAGATTTGCTTAAATTTTTAGTGTCCTTTGCTTTATGTAATGAGTAAGACTGTATTTTCTGCTAATCCAAGTTTGTACATTATTCCACCACTCCCAGATATTTGTTTCAAAGTTTTGCCTACATCAGCATTTTACATCAGCATTTCCATGGGAGGTAGAATTATGATAAATCATTAGACACATACAAAACTCCATGAAGCTATTGTAAATTTCCTATATTTTTCATCCTATATGTTGGTACTTTagtttaagaagaaaatgtgaaCATACTTCTCATAAATGTCACTACTTACTTTATTTGAATTAGTTAcattattttcaggtttttgtgtgtattttcaCTGCAGTGAGATAGCGAGTTTTTTATTAATTAGCTAACTCTCCATAATGGAAGCAAAAGTGAGAACAAACCAGATGAATTAAAGGCTTATTGAGGAAGTTGACATTCActaaaaataatggaataagTAACCTGTAGTTATGTGAACCTggtaagattttttaaaaatttatcaaatttttaccttttgaatattcatattcttttaaaactgtattCTAACAGAGGATTCTTGAACTGGAAAGCTCTCTTGCAAAGTACTTGCAAGATGACAGAAAGCAATCAGAGGAATTAAATACTCTCATAGAGTctgaaaaaacccagcacagtAAGGAAATCAACGATATGGTTGAAAAACACAATAAAGAACTAGAGAAtgtgaaacagcagcaagaaaagctTTGGACAGAAAAACTTGAAATTTTAAAGCAACAACAAAtaactgaaatagaaaaaataagagagaaaCAACAACAAGAGATACAAAccattttgaaagagaaagaaacaattttctgtGCACACATAGAAGAGATGAATgaaaaaacattagaaaaacTTGATGTGAAACAAACAGAATTAGAAGCACTGTCTTCTGAGCTCTCAGAAGCACTAAAAATACGTCATGATTTAGAGCAAGAGCTCTCCGAATTAAATAGTAAAGTGTGTGAAGCTAAGCAAGAATTGAAAGGAAAGttggaggaagagaggaaatggCACAATGAAGTGATTGAAACAATGTTAAAAGAGCATGAAATGTCTATTCAAGGTGTTGAGAAGGTACTCAAAGAGGAACTCAACAAGCTCAAACAATCactggaggagaaggacagaCATTTGGAGGAGCTAAAAGCACATGAACGGAAAATGAAGGAATCTGCAGAAAGATCTGAAGCTGAACTTGTCCAAGTGTCTGCAAAGCTAGAGGAGCAAAGAAGTGAAAATATACAGAAAGTAACCACTCTAACAGGGCAGTATGAATGTCAACTGAAGGACCTACAAAGAAAGGCTGATGAGATGAAGAGAAGTCTGactgagaaggaaaatgaaatggagCACATGAAGAAGTTACAGAACAAGCAAGTGGAAGAGCTTAAACAGAAACTGTTAGCTGCAGAGGAGAGAATTAGTGCTTTACAGGGAGAGTATGAAAGTAAACTGAAATGTCAGGagaagaaagtggaaaaaatgaaacagaaatcaaaagatATGCAGgaaactttcaaaaataaacttGCTGAGCAGGAAGCTAAACTAAAAAAGGAGCTTGAAAACAAGCAGTTGGAATTCAGTCAGAAAGAGAGTGAATTCAATACTAAAATTTTGGAAATGGCACATGCCAGCTCATCTGGAATCAATGATGCAGTGTCAAAACTGGAATCTAATCAGAAAGAGCAACTAGACAGTCTTGCTGAAGACCACATAAGGAAATTAGAAGAAGTAACCCAAAGttgggaaaagaaatttaatcAGCAGATTGAAGAGCTCAAGGAACAACATGCTATGGAACTGCAAGTGAAAGAGCAGGAAGTTGGAGACCTGAAACAGAAGCTTTTCACATTCAGTGCTGAAAAGGAGGACTCCAGAACAGAAATAATCCAACTGAAGGAAGAACGAGTGAAAAATGAGGAATGCCTGAAGGAGTTGCAAGAACAGCTAAGGCAGTCAGTGGCTAAGGTGGGTGCTTTGTCAGATAAGGAAAGTGACTTGAAAACACAgttgaaaaaaatggaaagtgaTCTTAACCAGTCCCTGAAACAGCAGACAGGACTTCAGGAACAACTCAGTGAACAGAAAGCCATTGAAGAGAAGGACAAAGCCACAATTACGGAGCTGGCTGATACAGTGAGAACCCTTGAAGAAAAACTCCAAACTGTGCAGTCTTCTCAGTATAAAGATCATGAAAATTATGGCAAAAAAATAGAGTCAATTCGGCTAAAAGAAACTGAGTTTAAAAGGTTGTCAGGAGAACTTACAGCCCAGTTAGATGCTTGGAAGAATGCTGAAGCTTCGTTGCAAACTAAAGGCCATGAATTAATTGAAAGATGTAGTGAAAAAATTGGCATAATAACATGTAAAATTGCAGACTGTGAGCGCCAAACTTCAAAGATTAAAGAAGCAATAATAATCAAAACAAGTAAGATTACTGAACTAGAAGCTCAGCTTAGGGAAATAACAGAGCATCATTCTGCTGCTACTACTTCTTTGCAAGAGTCAATTCAAGAACTGCAGAAGAAAGACAATTTAATTATGTCTATGAGAGCTGACATTGCAGGACttgtaacagaaaataaacaattgcAAAAAGAGGGAGGACATCAGCAGCAAGCAGCATCAGAGAAAGAAACTTGCATAACACAGCTGAGGAAAGAGTTATCTGAAAATATCAATGCTGTCACATCAATGAGGGAAGAGCTCCAGGAAAAACAATCTGAAGTGTCTGCTCTCAACAAAACAGTTACTGACCTTAATGTTAGACTTGAAAGCACAGTAAGTTTAACAGAGAAGGAAGCAGCCATATCTCTGTTAAGCAAACAACATCAAGAGGATCGGTTGCAGTTGTTAAATCAAGTGGAAGAGTTATCATCCAGAGTTGAGATGCTGAGTCAAGAAAAAGCATCAGCTCTTGATCAGATAGATCTTTGCACGGCCCAGTTGTCAGAGTGGAAGATGAAAGCACAAACCAAGTTTACCCAAAATCATGATACTATCAAAGATTTGCAGAGCAAACTTGAATTAAGCAATACTGAAGCCAGTAAGAAAGATGAAGAGCTAAATAAACTGAAGGAACAGCTGGCTAAACAAAGCAGGAATCTTGATAGTTTAAAAAGCGAATtggaacaaaagcaaaacaggagggaaaaggaagaaagtgagTTAACCTCAAAGTTAAAACAACAAGCAGCAAAAATTGCTGAACTAGAAAAAGACATTGCTCAGAGAACCTTAGAAAATGATTCCTTGGTGGAGGAACTTAAAAAGTGTAATGAAcaaaaaaacacagagaaaaaagaaatagcttGCCAACTCCATCAGGCAGAGAAGGTGGCTTTTGAAAAGGAGAATAGATTTAAGAAGGCTGAAGAAAAAGTGCTTAATCTTGAGAAGCAAATAGATTCACTGAAAGCTGATTTTGAAgcaaaggagaaggaatttGATCAAATGAAGTCAGTGATActtaaaaggaaagaggaagaactGAAAGAATTAGAAGAGAGACTGAATGCAGAGAACAGCACTAAGCTGGCTGATCTGAAAAAGAAGGCAGAGCAAAAAATAGGTTCTATTAGAAAGCAGTTACTGTCTcagatggaagaaaaggaaCGGCAATTTAAGCAAGATAGGGAAGATCAGTTAAGAAAGTTGGAGCAGAAAGTACAGGAGAGAGAAGCCAAAATCGAGTCCTTAGAAGAAAAACTTAAATTAACAAGAGATTCCACAGAATTAGAGAAGGAGATGCTGGAAAAAGTAGAGAGTGTAAAAGCTGCTgtagaacaagaaaaaaataacttacTTGAGCGTGTCCAACAGACatacaaagagaaaatgcaAGTGTTACAGAAGGACTTAACCGAAAAAGATGCATTATTACAGAAGTATGAGAAAGAACAACGGGAGAGTAATGACTGTCATCTAGaactgcaaaacaaacagaaagaactCATTAAAAAACTAGAATGTGTTGAGAAGAGCCATCAGGAAGAGCAGGTTAGGACCAAAAGTCTGAGGAAAGAACTTGAGGAGCAAACCAAAAAATATTCATTGTTAGTGGATGAGCATGCTTGTTGTGGCAGTGTTTTAGCAAGCAGTAGGGAAGAATTGAAAGTTAAGGAACAAAAATATCTTGATATGGAGAATATAATTGGagacttacagaaaaaaatgcaggaaaaggagGCAGTCAGTGAGTCTTTAGAACAGAAGATaaaagaattagaaaataatatagtgaagaaaaatgaagtgcTTAAGATTGAGGTGGAAGATATTACTTTAAGATATGAAGAAAAGGTAAAATGTCTACAGCAGCAGTTGAGTGAAAAAAATGACCGTCTGAAAGCTTTTgaggaaaatgctgaagaaaagtCCAGATCTGTTTTGGAGCTGCAGAAGTTACTAGTGGATATGCAGAACCAGCAGAAGGACTTACAGACTAAACTGGAAGAGACTGAAGGGGAGAAACAGAAGCTATGCAAAGAGGTGAATAATCTTCAAAAAGACATACGTACTCTGCGAAAGGAACATCAGCAAGAGCTTGACATAGTAAAGAAGGAGTCATTAGAGGAAATGGAGCAAAAAATCAGGTAAATTCTTTGTTCCTGTCTGTGTTGCCACTTCTATATTTTATCTCTTGCCACTAAAACCTCAAGAATACTTTTAATACTTTTTGAAAGCTCAGTTTACAACAAAGAAATAATGactgatgtttttctttaattgttcTAAATAGACttagagaaacagaaagaaaagaggttTGACATTTGGCAGAGTAATACTGTTTCTGATCTGTTTCAGTGACGGTGATTTTCAGCATTGCTGAAGCATATAAtataattctgtttttctcaaaCAGGAAATAAAGTTTATTAAAACTTAGTACTGAGAGTGTTCATTTTCAGTTGATATCAATAGTTGTTCATACATACTGCACAAAATGTGGTGCACTGCTTAGAACTTTTAATAGTTTCTTAAGCAATTCTAAAAATTCcctaaaaattctttttatggCATAATCTTTTCTTCCAGTTCTTCAACTTCCTCAGCAAAAACTCCGTAT of Molothrus ater isolate BHLD 08-10-18 breed brown headed cowbird chromosome 1, BPBGC_Mater_1.1, whole genome shotgun sequence contains these proteins:
- the GOLGA4 gene encoding LOW QUALITY PROTEIN: golgin subfamily A member 4 (The sequence of the model RefSeq protein was modified relative to this genomic sequence to represent the inferred CDS: deleted 2 bases in 1 codon), with the translated sequence MFKKLKQKIGEEQMLPRGAGGRASSLPPQVPSRSPPSTGNRIRTASFTDQNHEGTLTPDKELLAGMIAEPAFLSEYTVFALDPTKQPKPQSDGVNLNKQPLPGSTENNGSEPVSPQQSDSQSFAQRLQLRVPSMESLFRSPVKETLFRSSSKESLVRSSSRDSLNRLDLEALSPTFDSPSDIESETEEPLGNMDTFSKEQLLQRLRRMERSLGNYRGKYSELVTAYQVTQREKKKLQSILSQSQDKALRRIGELREELQMDQQAKKHLQEEFDASLEEKDQLINVLQTQVLLLKQRLQNGQIGTELPDQNVQSEPQVRSPMKEVSAENIVEPGSNEDNEDSVKTLETLNQRVKRQENLLQRCKETIRSHKESCAQLTNEKEALQEQLEERLQELEKMKDLHMAEKTKLITQLRDAKNLIEQLEQDKGMVIAETKRQMHETLEMKEEEVAQLRARIKQITTKGEELKEQKEKSERAAFEELEKAVSIAQKTEEARKKLQIEMDEKIKAVEKASEEERVNLQRELTRVKQEVVEIMKKSSEERVAELEKIHKKELATKDQELNERLEAQEKVFQEKMKAALEKNQSECLKALQEQEQQESLALEELELQKKAIQSECDKKVEKMHQELETCRTRILELESSLAKYLQDDRKQSEELNTLIESEKTQHSKEINDMVEKHNKELENVKQQQEKLWTEKLEILKQQQITEIEKIREKQQQEIQTILKEKETIFCAHIEEMNEKTLEKLDVKQTELEALSSELSEALKIRHDLEQELSELNSKVCEAKQELKGKLEEERKWHNEVIETMLKEHEMSIQGVEKVLKEELNKLKQSLEEKDRHLEELKAHERKMKESAERSEAELVQVSAKLEEQRSENIQKVTTLTGQYECQLKDLQRKADEMKRSLTEKENEMEHMKKLQNKQVEELKQKLLAAEERISALQGEYESKLKCQEKKVEKMKQKSKDMQETFKNKLAEQEAKLKKELENKQLEFSQKESEFNTKILEMAHASSSGINDAVSKLESNQKEQLDSLAEDHIRKLEEVTQSWEKKFNQQIEELKEQHAMELQVKEQEVGDLKQKLFTFSAEKEDSRTEIIQLKEERVKNEECLKELQEQLRQSVAKVGALSDKESDLKTQLKKMESDLNQSLKQQTGLQEQLSEQKAIEEKDKATITELADTVRTLEEKLQTVQSSQYKDHENYGKKIESIRLKETEFKRLSGELTAQLDAWKNAEASLQTKGHELIERCSEKIGIITCKIADCERQTSKIKEAIIIKTSKITELEAQLREITEHHSAATTSLQESIQELQKKDNLIMSMRADIAGLVTENKQLQKEGGHQQQAASEKETCITQLRKELSENINAVTSMREELQEKQSEVSALNKTVTDLNVRLESTVSLTEKEAAISLLSKQHQEDRLQLLNQVEELSSRVEMLSQEKASALDQIDLCTAQLSEWKMKAQTKFTQNHDTIKDLQSKLELSNTEASKKDEELNKLKEQLAKQSRNLDSLKSELEQKQNRREKEESELTSKLKQQAAKIAELEKDIAQRTLENDSLVEELKKCNEQKNTEKKEIACQLHQAEKVAFEKENRFKKAEEKVLNLEKQIDSLKADFEAKEKEFDQMKSVILKRKEEELKELEERLNAENSTKLADLKKKAEQKIGSIRKQLLSQMEEKERQFKQDREDQLRKLEQKVQEREAKIESLEEKLKLTRDSTELEKEMLEKVESVKAAVEQEKNNLLERVQQTYKEKMQVLQKDLTEKDALLQKYEKEQRESNDCHLELQNKQKELIKKLECVEKSHQEEQVRTKSLRKELEEQTKKYSLLVDEHACCGSVLASSREELKVKEQKYLDMENIIGDLQKKMQEKEAVSESLEQKIKELENNIVKKNEVLKIEVEDITLRYEEKVKCLQQQLSEKNDRLKAFEENAEEKSRSVLELQKLLVDMQNQQKDLQTKLEETEGEKQKLCKEVNNLQKDIRTLRKEHQQELDIVKKESLEEMEQKIRCEQEDIELKHNSTLKQLIREFNTQLAQKERELETAVKETISKAQEVENELIENHHIETTQLHKKIVEKDDDLRRTVKKYEEILESREEEMTAKVHELQAQLEDLQKEYKQRIAEEEHCNTEKVTITELKAQLAQKTTLVNDSKLKEQELKEQIHVLEDRLKHYEKNMYVTSAGTPYRDGNLHHTDVSLFEEPTEFEYLRKVLFEYMMGRETKTMAKVITTVLKFPADQTQKILEREDARPVFASPRSGIF